One genomic region from Cataglyphis hispanica isolate Lineage 1 chromosome 11, ULB_Chis1_1.0, whole genome shotgun sequence encodes:
- the LOC126852733 gene encoding trichoplein keratin filament-binding protein isoform X1, translating into MSEPLTLFISENKLNELNKNIVEIKKKIQLSESQRKANFEEYDAKKRENAQKIADLKKEIKELYVKYAGAKTNKEAMERAAVLSHDLIACSKKGNLEEIIATASENNIRLRKKLDLIKYEREKQEETLNVLQTERKELARRRGHCVFKRKTEKPMKKKIENLEVRLEHIRMMQIRANISRMKYRSVSSNLKEKSVFYASSLKDLEDSIRQQENEIKRLQGVKEEAIELRDNTQETLVKEEIEEINSSKKRDSVIKECRQRVLERKMELERLERMIFHTRRDDFETRGKNRTQAQEDIIKDELARLEETFAKLRNATGVSRSEEVLNRFLGQQATKESLQKMRAATEQEKMMLEKKRQQLSAEMETRKFSETKSAEQNAEIVAKLNSQIDEQQRRKERAEVASQRVREVLNDVTSTLYKLYEKFQHVTGTPVLEDIKMDDTLAIIELLSDKVKHELDVLSASDKYLEAMDEVLLEKLETMSVATTSAEGRTMRANTGRPLFPQFPSCAIPAAPLSEDEEEVPSRNGLKRQAQLLVDTKSRRKGFAFRR; encoded by the exons ATGTCCGAACCTTTGACTTTGTTTATCTCCGAGAACAAACTGAACGAGCTTAACAAAAACATTGTCGAGATTAAGAAGAAAATCCAATTATCAG AGAGTCAAAGAAAAGctaattttgaagaatacgATGCAAAGAAACGTGAGAATGCTCAAAAGATTGCTGATCTCAAGAAAGAGATCAAAGAGCTCTACGTGAAATATGCGGGAGCGAAAACT AATAAAGAAGCGATGGAGCGGGCAGCTGTGCTGAGTCATGATCTTATAGCTTGCTCGAAAAAAGGCAATTTGGAGGAAATTATTGCTACAGCAAGTGAGAATAATATACGTCTAAGAAAAAAactagatttaattaaatatgaaagagagaag CAAGAAGAGActttaaatgttttacaaaCAGAACGCAAGGAATTGGCGCGTAGACGCGGTCATTGCGTGTTCAAGAGAAAGACGGAAAAACCTATGAAAAag AAAATTGAGAATCTGGAAGTTCGATTGGAGCATATCCGAATGATGCAAATTAGAGCGAATATCTCGCGCATGAAATATCGCTCTGTTTCCtccaatttaaaagaaaagtctGTTTTTTATGCCTCTTCTTTGAAAGACCTAGAGGACAGCATAAGACAACAAGAGAACGAGATCAAACGCTTACAG GGAGTAAAGGAGGAAGCTATAGAATTAAGAGATAACACTCAAGAAACCCTGGTGAAGGAGGAAATCGAGGAGATAAATTCCAGCAAAAAACGCGATTCCGTCATCAAAGAATGCAG ACAGCGCGTTTTGGAGCGTAAAATGGAATTGGAAAGGCTGGAGCGCATGATATTTCATACTCGTCGGGATGATTTCGAAACACGTGGGAAAAATCGGACACAGGCACAAGAAGACATTATCAAGGACGAGCTGGCGCGACTGGAGGAAACGTTCGCCAAACTGCGGAATGCTACCGGAGTGTCCAGGTCAGAGGAAGTTCTGAACCGGTTTCTGGGTCAGCAGGCGACCAAGGAGAGTCTACAGAAAATGCGAGCGGCGACGGAACAAGAGAAGATGATGCTTGAAAAGAAGAGGCAGCAGCTCAGCGCCGAGATGGAAACGAGAAAATTTTCGGAAACGAAAAGCGCCGAACA gaACGCAGAGATAGTGGCAAAACTCAATTCGCAAATTGACGAACAACAACGTCGTAAAGAGAGAGCCGAGGTTGCAAGTCAGCGAGTTCGGGAAGTCCTAAACGATGTAACTAGTACGCTATATAAACTGTATGAAAAGTTCCAG CATGTAACAGGTACTCCTGTGTTGgaagatattaaaatggaTGATACGTTAGCGATTATCGAATTATTAAGCGATAAAGTCAAACACGAACTCGATGTTTTAAGTGCATCTGACAAATATCTTGAAGCGATGGATGAAGTCTTACTCGAGAAG TTGGAAACAATGTCGGTGGCTACGACTTCGGCAGAAGGTAGAACAATGCGTGCAAATACTGGCCGGCCATTGTTTCCACAATTTCCATCCTGCGCGATTCCGGCTGCTCCTCTTTCAGAAGACGAAGAGGAAGTCCCATCCCGAAACGGATTAAAGAGACAGGCACAATTGCTCGTCGATACAAAAAGTCGTCGTAAAGGATTTGCTTTTAGAAGATAA
- the LOC126852733 gene encoding trichoplein keratin filament-binding protein isoform X2 gives MERAAVLSHDLIACSKKGNLEEIIATASENNIRLRKKLDLIKYEREKQEETLNVLQTERKELARRRGHCVFKRKTEKPMKKKIENLEVRLEHIRMMQIRANISRMKYRSVSSNLKEKSVFYASSLKDLEDSIRQQENEIKRLQGVKEEAIELRDNTQETLVKEEIEEINSSKKRDSVIKECRQRVLERKMELERLERMIFHTRRDDFETRGKNRTQAQEDIIKDELARLEETFAKLRNATGVSRSEEVLNRFLGQQATKESLQKMRAATEQEKMMLEKKRQQLSAEMETRKFSETKSAEQNAEIVAKLNSQIDEQQRRKERAEVASQRVREVLNDVTSTLYKLYEKFQHVTGTPVLEDIKMDDTLAIIELLSDKVKHELDVLSASDKYLEAMDEVLLEKLETMSVATTSAEGRTMRANTGRPLFPQFPSCAIPAAPLSEDEEEVPSRNGLKRQAQLLVDTKSRRKGFAFRR, from the exons ATGGAGCGGGCAGCTGTGCTGAGTCATGATCTTATAGCTTGCTCGAAAAAAGGCAATTTGGAGGAAATTATTGCTACAGCAAGTGAGAATAATATACGTCTAAGAAAAAAactagatttaattaaatatgaaagagagaag CAAGAAGAGActttaaatgttttacaaaCAGAACGCAAGGAATTGGCGCGTAGACGCGGTCATTGCGTGTTCAAGAGAAAGACGGAAAAACCTATGAAAAag AAAATTGAGAATCTGGAAGTTCGATTGGAGCATATCCGAATGATGCAAATTAGAGCGAATATCTCGCGCATGAAATATCGCTCTGTTTCCtccaatttaaaagaaaagtctGTTTTTTATGCCTCTTCTTTGAAAGACCTAGAGGACAGCATAAGACAACAAGAGAACGAGATCAAACGCTTACAG GGAGTAAAGGAGGAAGCTATAGAATTAAGAGATAACACTCAAGAAACCCTGGTGAAGGAGGAAATCGAGGAGATAAATTCCAGCAAAAAACGCGATTCCGTCATCAAAGAATGCAG ACAGCGCGTTTTGGAGCGTAAAATGGAATTGGAAAGGCTGGAGCGCATGATATTTCATACTCGTCGGGATGATTTCGAAACACGTGGGAAAAATCGGACACAGGCACAAGAAGACATTATCAAGGACGAGCTGGCGCGACTGGAGGAAACGTTCGCCAAACTGCGGAATGCTACCGGAGTGTCCAGGTCAGAGGAAGTTCTGAACCGGTTTCTGGGTCAGCAGGCGACCAAGGAGAGTCTACAGAAAATGCGAGCGGCGACGGAACAAGAGAAGATGATGCTTGAAAAGAAGAGGCAGCAGCTCAGCGCCGAGATGGAAACGAGAAAATTTTCGGAAACGAAAAGCGCCGAACA gaACGCAGAGATAGTGGCAAAACTCAATTCGCAAATTGACGAACAACAACGTCGTAAAGAGAGAGCCGAGGTTGCAAGTCAGCGAGTTCGGGAAGTCCTAAACGATGTAACTAGTACGCTATATAAACTGTATGAAAAGTTCCAG CATGTAACAGGTACTCCTGTGTTGgaagatattaaaatggaTGATACGTTAGCGATTATCGAATTATTAAGCGATAAAGTCAAACACGAACTCGATGTTTTAAGTGCATCTGACAAATATCTTGAAGCGATGGATGAAGTCTTACTCGAGAAG TTGGAAACAATGTCGGTGGCTACGACTTCGGCAGAAGGTAGAACAATGCGTGCAAATACTGGCCGGCCATTGTTTCCACAATTTCCATCCTGCGCGATTCCGGCTGCTCCTCTTTCAGAAGACGAAGAGGAAGTCCCATCCCGAAACGGATTAAAGAGACAGGCACAATTGCTCGTCGATACAAAAAGTCGTCGTAAAGGATTTGCTTTTAGAAGATAA
- the LOC126852750 gene encoding integral membrane protein 2C, with translation MTVITKAITEKKASDKMEQPLFDEENATDSSKADPEAARPKGDPTGHYFVSKKSIHRIHVTATFLLFLVALMILIIGVIGGLYIYKQYARTQMRRFRTGWYSIPYDSSNKASYGSNGVHQGLLADSDLFTKSLTRAMEDAVDITRRIDHDMNNFFKERFEIDLENERYEKIDVPDFRGGRQGRFIHDFNINKTGIIDIDGHCCFVMPLNRQRVLPPRNMYDLLRKMYNGYYEVDTAIVRETMKVITPPITDMSVVGTYIARECQDLPIYMLKKVDPSSDSVVKRSVSSGVFGQFAGNSIMEVDIVNLEDFE, from the exons ATGACTGTCATCACGAAAGCGATCACCGAGAAGAAGGCCTCCGACAAAATGGAGCAGCCATTGTTTGATGAGGAAAATGCGACG gaTAGCTCGAAAGCCGATCCGGAGGCAGCACGTCCAAAAGGCGATCCAACTGGTCATTATTTCGTTTCCAAGAAAAGCATCCATCGTATACATGTGACAGCGACATTTTTGCTCTTTCTTGTCGCACTGATGATATTGATTATCGGGGTGATTGGAGgactttatatttacaaacaatATGCAAGAACTCAGATGCGCAGATTCCGTACTGGTTGGTACAGTATTCCATATGACAGCTCAAACAAGGCATCTTACGGCAGTAATGGAGTTCATCAGGGACTGTTGGCCGACTCCGATCTGTTCACCAAAAGTCTTACCAGAGCTATGGAGGATGCAGTGGATATTACAAGACGTATAGATCAtgatatgaataatttcttcaaagAGAGATTTGAAATTGATCTTGAGAATGAGcgttatgaaaaaattgatgtgCCTGACTTCCGCGGTGGACGTCAAGGGCGTTTTATACACGATTTTAACATT AATAAAACAGGTATCATAGATATTGATGGCCACTGTTGCTTTGTCATGCCATTGAATCGTCAACGTGTATTGCCACCTCGTAATATGTATGATCTCCTTAGAAAGATGTACAATG gTTATTACGAAGTGGATACTGCTATCGTGCGTGAAACTATGAAAGTAATCACACCCCCAATCACTGACATGTCAGTTGTTGGAACATATATAGCACGAGAATGCCAAGACTTGCCTATTTATATGCTAAAAAAAGTGGATCCTTCTAGTG attcAGTTGTGAAACGCAGTGTGTCGAGTGGAGTGTTCGGCCAATTCGCCGGTAATAGCATTATGGAGGTCGATATCGTAAATCTAGAAGACTTTGAATGA
- the LOC126852756 gene encoding serine/arginine-rich splicing factor 11, producing MARYSSESDSDHSRHRRKRNRKSRSSSSDSSESSPHRRRSSRHSKTKRRHRSHSRSRGRDRNSKSHKGSRSSHSRDRDKRRYHTSTGRSHSSDRTRRKGRSTSRDKSRSPSSSSQSNQPKFNVEKTQVVAAKDDFPIEPRFKNGVLEEINAEGFTPKQFTSSAKENKFKNIVIDISSDTIQIPPVPNIPSGQESIFHTSIMMDHEARFDKWVKKLYTLRQKAIADLVHTNIT from the exons atggCAAGGTACTCCAGTGAATCAGACTCAGATCACAGTAGACATCGAAGAAAACGGAATAGAAAATCAAG GTCTAGCAGTTCTGACAGTAGTGAGTCTTCGCCTCATCGAAGAAGATCGTCGAGGCATTCGAAGACAAAGCGCAGACATCGTTCGCATTCGAGAAGTCGAGGTAGAGATCGAAATTCAAAGAGTCATAAGGGTTCTAGGAGCAGTCACTCGAGAGATCGCGATAAGAGACGTTACCATACCAGTACAGGTAGATCACACTCTTCAGATCGTACAAGAAGAAAAGGTAGATCCACTTCCAGAGATAAATCGCGAAGTCCTTCCAGCAGTTCGCAATCAAATCAACcaaaatttaatgttgaaaaGACTCAAGTTGTCGCAGCAAAAG ATGATTTTCCAATTGAACCTCGTTTCAAAAATGGTGTACTCGAGGAAATAAATGCTGAAGGTTTCACTCCCAAACAGTTTACCTCATCTgctaaagagaataaatttaagaatattgttATAGATATTAGTTCTGATACTATACAGATTCCACCAGTACCCAATATTCCTAGTGGCCAAGAAAGTATATTTCATACATCG ATTATGATGGATCATGAGGCAAGGTTCGATAAATGGGTGAAAAAACTCTACACTCTTAGACAAAAAGCTATAGCAGACTTagtacatacaaatattacttaa